Proteins encoded in a region of the Paenibacillus sp. W2I17 genome:
- a CDS encoding class I SAM-dependent methyltransferase — MNNRERFSSRVDSYLKYRPSYPKEAIDYLYDVVGLHVNSNIADIGSGTGIISKLLLERGSHVIAVEPNQAMREAAEQMLESNPKFQSTSGSAESTGLPDQSVDFIVCAQAFHWFDRSAAQIEFRRILRPGGKVILIWNSRLTNGTPFREEYNQLLHTYGTDYEKVNHKNISQAMLLSFFKEGSMNEMRFKMSQEFDFEGLKGRLLSSSYSPVPGHANYDPMMTELRHLFDKNNQEGIVEFDYETEIFWGEV, encoded by the coding sequence ATGAACAATAGAGAACGGTTTTCGAGCCGGGTCGATTCGTATTTGAAATACCGCCCGAGTTATCCAAAAGAGGCTATTGACTATTTGTACGACGTCGTTGGTTTACATGTGAACAGTAATATAGCAGACATCGGTTCAGGTACTGGCATCATTTCAAAACTACTTCTGGAACGCGGAAGCCATGTAATCGCGGTGGAGCCAAATCAGGCAATGCGGGAAGCCGCCGAGCAAATGTTAGAAAGTAATCCGAAATTTCAGAGTACCTCAGGTTCTGCTGAATCTACTGGATTACCTGATCAGTCGGTTGATTTTATTGTCTGCGCTCAGGCATTTCACTGGTTTGATCGCTCCGCAGCCCAAATCGAGTTTCGCAGAATTCTACGGCCAGGTGGGAAAGTAATACTCATCTGGAATTCACGTCTTACTAACGGTACTCCATTTCGTGAAGAGTACAATCAACTGCTCCATACATATGGAACTGACTACGAAAAAGTTAATCATAAAAATATTTCTCAGGCGATGCTTCTCTCTTTTTTCAAGGAAGGTTCAATGAATGAAATGCGATTCAAAATGAGTCAGGAGTTCGATTTCGAGGGATTGAAAGGCCGGTTGTTATCATCTTCTTACAGCCCTGTACCCGGGCATGCAAATTACGATCCAATGATGACAGAACTGCGGCATTTATTTGATAAAAATAATCAAGAGGGTATTGTTGAATTCGATTATGAAACTGAGATTTTTTGGGGAGAAGTATAA
- a CDS encoding DEAD/DEAH box helicase — translation MNVVVKLIREFKERDNRRLLKDYRDKVELIRKRNLEVWDDQHLQAESLRLQEEARLGTPLDELLVDAYALVCEAAKRTLGLQPYDVQIMAAIALHERFLIEQHTGEGKTLSAVMPVYLNALTGKGVHVLTFNDYLANRDAAWMGPIYRFLGLTVSSVQAGMSLFEKREAYAKDITYVTAKEAGFDYLRDTIAFNEADTVHRPFHYVIVDEADSLLLDEARVPLVISGDSSASKSDGVLFSEVARQLRPGEHYDFDEFQRNVYLNEAGAAKAELLLGCGNLYDSHNSHWLTSLNCALHVESLLKKDVDYIVRDGVIELIEEHTGRVAENRYLPDGLQAALMAKEGLQWKAGGRILGTITIQHFISLYSGICGMTATAHTSAMEFEDIYALQVVQIPPNQPNIRIDHKHRIYTHKEAKYKALVQEISSVHRMGRPILIGTSSVEESDMLAEALAAAGVPCQVLNAKNDAKEAEIIAKAGEIGAVTVSTNMAGRGVDIRLGGGNPAQAEVVAKLGGLYVIGTYVNESMRIDDQLRGRCGRQGDPGSSVFYISLEDELMLRFGIHKLFRAPNQDEVLDDPALRSKIEHIQRVIIGQNFDIQRELNCYSDMVEDQRRILYEERLGILKAGRLMSPSEQRVRLFYIDEFWADHLAFVSYIRESIHLESITSRNPIDEFHTQITQAFEQIPAKIDHESANMLRKLGGSNDPDKWEQFGLKSPISTRTYMINDQYSQDKRSSWTGTTVFAFWGSKILKLLLKPVYRMSK, via the coding sequence ATGAATGTAGTCGTCAAGTTGATACGTGAATTCAAAGAGCGAGATAACCGGCGTTTGTTGAAGGATTATCGAGACAAAGTGGAGCTTATCAGGAAACGGAACTTGGAAGTTTGGGATGATCAGCACCTGCAAGCGGAATCTCTTCGGCTGCAAGAAGAAGCAAGATTAGGCACGCCTTTGGATGAGCTACTTGTTGATGCTTATGCTTTAGTCTGCGAGGCTGCGAAGAGAACACTCGGATTACAGCCTTACGATGTGCAAATTATGGCTGCGATTGCTTTGCACGAGAGATTTTTGATCGAGCAGCATACCGGTGAAGGAAAAACACTCTCTGCTGTTATGCCTGTTTATCTCAACGCTTTGACAGGCAAAGGAGTTCATGTGCTTACTTTTAACGACTACTTGGCAAATCGAGATGCAGCGTGGATGGGCCCGATCTACCGTTTCCTCGGGTTAACGGTAAGCTCGGTTCAAGCGGGCATGAGCCTGTTTGAGAAACGGGAAGCTTACGCCAAGGACATAACCTATGTTACGGCTAAAGAAGCAGGGTTTGATTATTTGCGTGACACAATCGCATTTAATGAAGCGGATACCGTACACCGTCCTTTCCATTACGTCATCGTCGACGAAGCAGATTCATTGCTTCTTGATGAGGCACGGGTGCCGTTAGTTATTAGTGGCGATTCGAGTGCTTCCAAGAGTGATGGCGTTCTTTTCTCAGAAGTGGCCCGGCAGCTGCGGCCAGGAGAGCATTACGATTTTGACGAGTTCCAGCGGAACGTTTACTTGAATGAAGCGGGTGCTGCGAAAGCGGAGTTGCTGCTGGGCTGTGGCAATTTGTACGATAGCCATAACAGTCATTGGTTAACGTCATTGAATTGTGCGCTGCATGTGGAATCGTTATTAAAAAAAGACGTCGATTACATCGTCCGGGACGGTGTAATTGAGCTAATCGAAGAACACACCGGCCGTGTGGCCGAGAACAGGTATTTGCCGGATGGGCTGCAAGCTGCGCTGATGGCAAAAGAAGGGTTGCAGTGGAAGGCCGGCGGGAGAATTCTCGGCACGATCACCATTCAGCACTTTATTAGCCTATATTCGGGAATTTGCGGAATGACGGCTACAGCGCACACTTCAGCAATGGAATTTGAGGATATCTATGCGCTGCAAGTCGTGCAAATTCCGCCAAACCAGCCAAACATACGGATCGACCACAAACACCGAATTTACACCCATAAAGAAGCCAAATATAAGGCGCTTGTACAAGAAATCTCTTCCGTCCATAGGATGGGACGCCCCATTCTTATTGGTACGTCAAGCGTCGAGGAATCTGATATGCTGGCGGAGGCGCTTGCCGCTGCTGGCGTACCTTGCCAGGTTCTAAATGCAAAAAACGATGCAAAAGAAGCCGAAATCATCGCTAAAGCGGGAGAAATAGGCGCGGTAACGGTATCTACGAATATGGCAGGGCGCGGCGTCGACATTCGTCTCGGCGGTGGTAATCCCGCTCAGGCAGAAGTGGTTGCCAAACTGGGCGGATTATACGTGATAGGTACATATGTGAACGAAAGCATGCGGATTGATGACCAGTTGCGCGGACGTTGCGGCCGCCAAGGTGACCCTGGGTCTTCCGTATTTTATATTAGCCTGGAGGACGAGTTGATGCTTCGCTTTGGCATTCATAAACTGTTTCGCGCTCCAAATCAGGACGAGGTTCTTGATGATCCGGCGCTCCGCAGCAAAATCGAGCATATCCAGCGCGTTATTATAGGTCAAAACTTCGATATTCAGCGGGAATTGAACTGTTATTCGGATATGGTGGAGGATCAGAGGCGAATTCTATATGAAGAACGGCTCGGAATTTTGAAAGCTGGGAGACTGATGAGTCCATCGGAGCAGCGTGTACGGCTTTTTTATATCGACGAGTTCTGGGCTGACCATCTGGCATTCGTTTCTTACATTCGTGAAAGCATCCATCTCGAGAGCATTACCAGTCGCAACCCAATCGACGAGTTTCATACGCAAATCACCCAAGCATTCGAGCAAATTCCGGCTAAAATAGATCATGAGTCGGCTAATATGCTTAGAAAACTCGGAGGTTCGAATGATCCCGACAAATGGGAACAGTTCGGTCTGAAGAGTCCTATTTCGACTCGGACTTATATGATCAACGATCAATACAGCCAAGATAAGCGCAGCTCATGGACCGGAACGACGGTATTTGCTTTTTGGGGCAGTAAGATTTTGAAGCTATTACTGAAGCCAGTATATAGGATGTCAAAATAG
- a CDS encoding copper amine oxidase N-terminal domain-containing protein, translating into MNMKKKLSIFTALAVFQAFTVGSVNAQSAPQGDTASVNTANVESVEVLKQEQPIAEREVKTESNNKSINTPPTEAKDTQTSTGTEATPKTDSEKSALDGGETPANETGTKPVVQEETPEKVETPATPAQIEQPSVDGTSPAVAGGNLTLYMNSNKMEQDGKTYLAGQPMAVKNGVSYVAIRALVDRVGYGVKYDNKTKETIIISGEDELRFKTNSKDYTVNGETRTMKGPAYQQKSTFMVPLTSITQALNITYKVNQSAKTVVLNLNTKPVASFTISQKEIFAGDQVDYVTSSSSPNGMDIVDERWTGRQDSFDQAGTYTISYQVQDSNGQWSDPYSTTIEVLAPNLPPVAMFATDKEQYKMGEKITYTDQSTDDENDIVKAVWENNSLAFFEPGPKTVTLTVTDNHGATNTYSKVITITNETLYSFTDFNLLFTPVGQKFTFNGGEVTTMEKVPYTYMDEPSLLIRSNSPETVNTEGIVYKESSSGQTRFMIHHVNNTGKRVKMYVIATNNNPNPAVFEQQNMGFAGPTPYATVAGKLSIDKWFKSIQTGADQKKEYLQPGESKLILTELNKTPMKEGQVISLYSDAYSDYSLDYNVILVEENKDPFEALPLLPVLDRDGVHNRGTYPNATRVIKYDEHVGIKPARLPLGDNSSDPNLVGTDPMAYTDASNAGNFGVLYKITLTNVAPRTLISFNPRGGKYSGVALVNNQLVSIAEGNVAVANSSEQSVLYRTGSTGESVTILFSAAPGSNLPVNLLFTPLPSEK; encoded by the coding sequence ATGAATATGAAGAAGAAATTATCCATTTTTACCGCTTTAGCCGTTTTTCAAGCATTTACAGTCGGTTCTGTGAATGCGCAATCAGCACCGCAAGGTGACACCGCGTCAGTAAACACGGCCAATGTAGAATCAGTTGAGGTGTTAAAGCAAGAGCAGCCGATTGCAGAGCGTGAAGTGAAGACGGAGAGCAATAACAAATCTATCAACACTCCGCCCACTGAAGCCAAGGACACTCAAACCTCGACTGGCACTGAGGCAACACCCAAAACAGATAGCGAGAAATCTGCATTGGATGGGGGAGAGACCCCTGCAAACGAAACGGGTACAAAACCTGTAGTTCAAGAGGAAACCCCTGAGAAGGTTGAAACGCCAGCTACGCCTGCTCAGATAGAGCAACCATCCGTTGATGGGACGTCTCCTGCAGTAGCAGGTGGAAATCTGACGTTGTACATGAATAGCAACAAAATGGAGCAGGATGGAAAAACGTATCTTGCTGGACAGCCAATGGCTGTAAAAAACGGTGTATCCTATGTTGCAATCCGTGCGCTGGTTGACCGTGTGGGATATGGCGTCAAATACGATAACAAAACCAAGGAAACCATCATTATTAGTGGTGAAGATGAACTCCGATTCAAGACTAACAGCAAGGACTATACGGTAAATGGAGAGACCAGAACGATGAAAGGCCCTGCTTATCAGCAAAAAAGTACATTCATGGTGCCGTTAACTTCCATTACTCAAGCTCTGAACATCACCTATAAAGTGAATCAGTCGGCTAAAACGGTTGTGTTGAATCTTAATACAAAACCTGTTGCAAGCTTTACCATTTCCCAAAAGGAAATCTTTGCGGGTGATCAAGTAGACTACGTGACTTCTTCCAGTTCACCTAATGGAATGGATATCGTTGACGAACGCTGGACTGGTCGCCAGGATTCATTTGATCAAGCAGGTACATATACGATTTCATATCAAGTACAGGATTCCAATGGTCAATGGAGCGATCCCTATTCAACTACGATTGAAGTTTTGGCTCCTAATCTTCCTCCTGTAGCCATGTTCGCCACGGATAAAGAACAGTATAAAATGGGCGAAAAAATAACATACACAGACCAAAGTACAGATGATGAAAATGATATTGTTAAAGCAGTATGGGAGAACAATTCACTTGCGTTCTTTGAACCGGGTCCAAAAACGGTGACACTTACGGTTACTGACAATCACGGCGCTACGAACACGTACTCTAAAGTCATCACCATAACAAATGAGACCTTATATTCATTTACAGACTTCAATTTACTCTTCACACCAGTAGGACAGAAATTTACCTTTAACGGCGGCGAAGTGACTACGATGGAGAAAGTGCCGTATACGTACATGGATGAGCCAAGTTTGCTGATCCGCAGTAACAGTCCGGAAACTGTGAATACGGAAGGCATTGTATATAAAGAATCATCTTCGGGGCAGACCCGTTTCATGATTCACCACGTGAACAATACAGGCAAAAGAGTAAAAATGTATGTGATTGCAACCAATAACAATCCGAATCCAGCCGTATTTGAACAACAGAATATGGGCTTTGCCGGACCTACACCGTATGCTACCGTAGCTGGGAAATTGTCTATTGATAAATGGTTCAAGTCGATTCAGACTGGAGCGGATCAAAAGAAAGAGTACCTTCAACCTGGGGAAAGCAAACTGATTTTGACGGAACTTAATAAAACGCCGATGAAAGAAGGACAAGTAATCTCTCTCTATTCGGACGCTTATAGTGATTATTCCTTAGACTATAACGTTATCCTGGTGGAAGAAAATAAAGATCCGTTCGAGGCTCTGCCATTGCTACCTGTGCTTGATCGTGACGGAGTGCACAACCGTGGTACGTACCCGAATGCGACTCGCGTTATAAAGTACGATGAGCACGTGGGAATCAAACCTGCCCGTCTGCCACTTGGTGACAATTCAAGCGATCCCAATCTGGTAGGAACAGATCCGATGGCATACACAGACGCATCCAATGCTGGTAATTTCGGCGTATTGTACAAAATCACGCTGACCAATGTTGCACCGCGTACGCTTATCTCCTTTAACCCTCGTGGAGGGAAGTACTCCGGAGTAGCTCTGGTGAACAATCAGTTGGTATCGATTGCCGAAGGTAACGTTGCGGTTGCCAATTCAAGTGAACAAAGCGTGCTTTACCGCACCGGTTCAACTGGAGAGAGCGTGACCATTCTATTCTCTGCCGCACCAGGAAGCAACCTGCCGGTCAATCTGCTCTTTACACCACTCCCATCGGAGAAGTAA
- a CDS encoding carbohydrate ABC transporter permease — MIHLTIGEKVWQTVVYVILILLSLLCVLPFLYVVAVSVTPESEVLRRGIVIIPESFTFLAYKEVFISHGIWQAYKITLFRTIVGTALNVFFTVIAAYPLSKKYLPGRSPFLLFIVFTMMFSGGLIPTYLLIRSLGLLNSPWVLIIPNLISAFNLVIIKGFFEQLPGEIEESARVDGASELQTLWRIILPLSLPVLSTISLFYAVGHWNSYFDAIVYINDSNYMPLQVILRNILLNVATQSADSLANSGAVSTFAVQMATVVVTTVPILIVYPFLQKHFTKGVLLGSVKG; from the coding sequence ATGATCCATTTGACAATCGGGGAAAAAGTCTGGCAAACCGTCGTTTATGTAATTCTTATTTTGTTATCCCTACTTTGCGTGCTACCTTTTCTATATGTGGTTGCTGTCTCCGTAACACCAGAATCGGAAGTATTAAGAAGAGGGATTGTGATTATACCAGAATCCTTTACCTTTCTGGCCTATAAAGAAGTATTCATTTCTCATGGGATCTGGCAGGCGTATAAAATTACGTTGTTTCGAACAATTGTAGGGACTGCGTTAAATGTGTTTTTTACGGTAATCGCGGCCTACCCGTTATCCAAAAAATATTTGCCCGGAAGAAGTCCGTTTTTACTCTTCATTGTGTTTACCATGATGTTCAGTGGGGGGTTAATTCCGACATATTTACTAATCCGCTCTCTGGGATTGTTAAACAGTCCTTGGGTATTGATTATTCCAAATCTCATTAGTGCATTTAATCTGGTGATCATCAAAGGCTTTTTTGAGCAATTACCCGGTGAAATCGAGGAATCAGCGAGGGTAGACGGTGCCAGTGAACTTCAGACGTTATGGCGGATCATTTTACCCCTGTCCTTACCCGTACTGTCCACCATTTCCTTATTTTACGCAGTCGGGCATTGGAACAGTTATTTTGATGCCATTGTATATATCAATGATTCCAACTACATGCCACTTCAAGTGATTTTGCGCAACATCCTCCTTAACGTTGCAACTCAAAGCGCCGATTCGCTCGCCAATTCCGGGGCTGTCAGTACGTTCGCTGTGCAGATGGCTACAGTTGTTGTAACTACAGTTCCTATATTGATCGTTTATCCATTTTTGCAAAAGCATTTTACCAAAGGTGTACTCCTGGGATCCGTTAAAGGATAA
- a CDS encoding sugar ABC transporter permease, with protein sequence MQAKLAADAIPISKKRKTWIRTIQKHKVMYALLLPALIYFAVFKYIPMAGIMIAFKNYNLALGLWDSPWVGFKNFTDFMNGVYFWDIMKNTIVISLYKLLFGFSAPIVLALLLNEVYSQWFKKIVQTITYLPHFLSWVIVYGIMVALLAPGDGLFNMILKDFGVEPISFLTEPAWGRMLIILSEVWKDIGWGAILYLAALAGIDPSLYEAARIDGASKWRQLWHITLPGIRGVIILMLILKLSHILDAGFDQIFMFANTFNQEKIDIIDTWVYREGLERLKIGLATAVGLFKAVIGFALVLAANKLAKKFDGQIW encoded by the coding sequence ATGCAAGCAAAATTGGCAGCGGACGCCATTCCCATCTCCAAAAAGCGAAAGACATGGATAAGGACGATACAAAAGCACAAAGTGATGTATGCACTCTTATTACCAGCTTTAATTTACTTTGCGGTATTCAAATACATTCCTATGGCGGGAATTATGATTGCTTTTAAAAACTACAACCTGGCTTTGGGACTATGGGATAGCCCATGGGTGGGATTCAAAAATTTTACCGATTTTATGAACGGCGTTTATTTCTGGGACATCATGAAAAATACGATTGTTATATCGCTGTATAAGTTATTGTTCGGTTTCTCCGCGCCTATCGTACTTGCTTTACTCCTCAATGAAGTGTATAGCCAATGGTTTAAGAAAATCGTACAGACAATCACTTATTTACCTCATTTTCTATCATGGGTCATCGTGTATGGAATTATGGTAGCATTACTAGCCCCAGGCGATGGTCTCTTTAACATGATTTTGAAGGATTTTGGTGTTGAACCCATCTCGTTTCTAACCGAACCTGCCTGGGGCAGAATGCTGATCATCTTATCTGAAGTATGGAAGGATATTGGATGGGGGGCGATTTTGTACCTTGCCGCCTTGGCAGGAATCGATCCAAGCTTATATGAAGCGGCTCGAATAGATGGCGCTTCCAAATGGAGACAGCTCTGGCATATCACGTTACCTGGCATTCGAGGAGTCATTATTCTGATGCTGATTCTTAAATTAAGCCATATTCTGGATGCAGGTTTTGACCAAATATTCATGTTTGCCAACACCTTTAACCAGGAGAAGATCGATATTATCGACACATGGGTATACCGGGAAGGGTTGGAGCGTCTTAAGATTGGCTTGGCTACTGCAGTAGGATTGTTTAAAGCTGTCATCGGATTTGCTTTAGTGTTGGCAGCGAATAAGCTCGCCAAAAAATTCGATGGGCAAATTTGGTGA
- a CDS encoding spore germination protein: protein MTPTNQAFSELKMNISYVEQSLYCTDDLKQQQLLLNGVQSVLLYIDSLVDQEIIQTHVLTALNSQAHSEIYPSFTTLESRKDTDLQRGIDSLIQGKCLYIIDGYPEFYILSTEKMYVRSTTEPENEGVIRGPHNGFVEQLSVNLNLIRRQIISPSLIVRYFNVGEKTHTKIAVVYLQDLANPELVNEVKERITSISSDMVLAPGFIEEFMEDNPFSLFPQQLNTERPDRVIANLMEGRVAILAEGSPSALIAPVTFFAFYQSPDDYHGRWIVSSFLRLIRMMSFVIAFTLPAVYIATISFHSAILPIELAHTIKKSLQNIPFPALVEAMLLELIFEVLREAGVRLPSRVGQTIGIVGGLVIGDAIVRAGLVSYTMIIVVSLTAISSFLVPSHEMSSAVRILRFPMMIGAALFGYIGIAFGLVILTIHLCKMENFGSPYFAPVAPFRLADMKDVWIRFPIWALRGRPHDARPQRLNQQKFSRSWKKRE, encoded by the coding sequence ATGACCCCAACCAATCAGGCTTTTTCTGAATTAAAAATGAATATTTCTTATGTTGAACAGTCCCTCTACTGTACTGACGATTTGAAACAACAACAGCTTCTACTTAATGGTGTACAGAGTGTGCTTCTCTATATCGATTCACTTGTAGATCAGGAGATCATTCAAACACATGTCTTAACAGCACTGAATAGCCAAGCTCATTCGGAGATTTACCCATCGTTCACCACTTTAGAAAGTAGAAAAGATACGGATCTGCAACGTGGAATAGATTCACTTATTCAAGGGAAATGTCTTTACATAATCGATGGGTACCCGGAGTTTTACATTCTTTCTACCGAGAAAATGTATGTCCGAAGCACAACCGAACCGGAGAATGAAGGCGTTATTCGAGGGCCGCACAATGGATTCGTAGAGCAGCTTTCGGTTAATTTGAATCTGATCCGTAGACAAATTATTAGTCCATCTCTAATCGTTCGATATTTTAACGTCGGCGAGAAGACACATACCAAAATTGCAGTTGTATATCTTCAGGACTTGGCCAATCCGGAGTTGGTGAACGAAGTAAAAGAGCGAATCACGTCCATATCTTCAGATATGGTGCTCGCTCCAGGTTTTATTGAAGAGTTTATGGAGGATAACCCCTTCTCTCTGTTTCCACAGCAGCTCAATACAGAAAGACCTGACCGGGTTATTGCCAACTTGATGGAAGGGCGTGTCGCCATACTTGCCGAAGGAAGTCCTTCAGCTCTTATCGCTCCAGTTACGTTTTTTGCTTTTTATCAAAGTCCAGATGATTACCATGGTCGCTGGATTGTCAGTTCTTTTTTACGGTTAATTCGCATGATGAGTTTTGTCATTGCTTTTACATTACCTGCTGTTTATATTGCTACCATCTCTTTTCACTCTGCTATTTTACCAATCGAACTGGCACACACGATCAAGAAATCATTGCAGAACATCCCCTTTCCTGCACTTGTAGAGGCAATGCTGCTTGAACTGATCTTTGAAGTATTAAGAGAAGCCGGGGTCCGACTCCCCAGCCGAGTGGGCCAGACCATCGGCATCGTTGGCGGTTTGGTTATCGGAGATGCTATCGTTCGTGCGGGGCTTGTATCCTATACAATGATTATTGTGGTTTCACTAACCGCTATCTCGTCGTTTTTGGTGCCTTCGCATGAGATGAGTTCGGCAGTCCGTATTCTCCGCTTTCCAATGATGATTGGAGCGGCGCTTTTTGGATATATCGGCATCGCATTTGGTTTGGTGATTCTAACCATTCACCTCTGTAAGATGGAAAACTTCGGATCGCCTTATTTTGCTCCAGTGGCCCCTTTCCGATTAGCTGACATGAAGGATGTATGGATTCGATTTCCCATCTGGGCGCTTCGCGGGCGTCCTCATGATGCCCGCCCGCAGCGGCTGAATCAGCAGAAGTTCTCTAGGAGTTGGAAAAAACGTGAATAA
- a CDS encoding extracellular solute-binding protein has protein sequence MQRKKISFAILSAILGLGTLLSGCGGNEEVTSTTSSNSQGQSGQFANKMKISMFNQGTFNAAAPVPPRDEDIQRQMLEEEMNIDLDMMIPQAGQATTKLNTLIAGGDIPDLIFLKSRADLAQYYDQGVLADLTPYMDQFPELQKRFGNDSWEAMSYQGKTIGVPGYDNVNGISRSFFIRNDWLKKLNMEVPTTPDELFEVMKAFTEKDPDGNGKNDTYGFIGGMNKEGNLQTYGFDSLMWMFGVNPPSAVEIKDNEPVFLFIDPKMKEALAYINKMMAAKVVDPDWVTMNSPDLLDQKMFKGKVGFMIRDARRLEPDYQQKIKEISGEVPEWIVIPPMKGPYGDQIVERKSFQGNSWAISAKADEDKIIRILSMLNYLFTDEEAYPNFAYGIKGIHWDVVDGKIKNKTSELSKEMKEKYLWVDHYRMPRRGDDAEYFSFQNPKTAEAFKDNQQYVGPTLPGNLLTPDPSDTLDADRTRFINESLVKFMTGKEPLSNWDNFLQTLDTKFDMQKYKETAIQQFKEAGLIK, from the coding sequence ATGCAGCGTAAAAAGATTTCATTTGCTATTCTGTCGGCAATCTTAGGACTTGGAACGCTATTGTCAGGATGTGGGGGCAATGAAGAAGTTACATCAACAACTTCGAGTAATTCGCAAGGCCAGTCTGGCCAGTTTGCAAACAAAATGAAAATCTCAATGTTTAACCAAGGCACTTTTAATGCTGCTGCTCCCGTACCTCCACGTGATGAAGATATTCAACGCCAAATGTTGGAAGAAGAGATGAACATCGACTTGGATATGATGATTCCTCAAGCGGGTCAAGCAACAACCAAACTGAATACACTCATTGCAGGCGGGGATATTCCAGACCTGATCTTCTTGAAAAGTCGTGCTGATCTTGCGCAATATTACGACCAAGGAGTTCTTGCGGATTTAACACCGTATATGGACCAATTCCCTGAACTACAAAAGCGGTTTGGCAACGACTCCTGGGAGGCGATGTCCTATCAAGGAAAAACGATTGGAGTTCCAGGCTATGATAATGTAAACGGTATCAGTCGAAGCTTCTTCATCCGTAACGATTGGCTGAAAAAGTTGAATATGGAGGTACCAACGACACCTGACGAGCTGTTCGAAGTTATGAAAGCCTTTACAGAGAAAGATCCGGACGGGAATGGGAAAAACGATACGTACGGATTCATCGGCGGTATGAATAAAGAAGGTAATCTGCAAACCTACGGCTTTGATAGCTTGATGTGGATGTTTGGCGTCAATCCTCCTTCAGCCGTTGAGATAAAAGATAATGAACCGGTATTTCTGTTTATCGATCCCAAAATGAAAGAGGCGCTTGCTTACATTAATAAAATGATGGCAGCCAAGGTGGTTGACCCGGACTGGGTGACGATGAATTCGCCTGATCTGTTGGACCAAAAGATGTTTAAGGGAAAAGTTGGCTTCATGATCAGAGATGCTCGCAGACTGGAGCCGGACTATCAGCAGAAAATAAAAGAAATTAGTGGCGAGGTGCCCGAATGGATCGTTATTCCTCCGATGAAAGGTCCTTACGGGGATCAAATTGTAGAGAGAAAATCATTCCAGGGCAATTCATGGGCCATATCCGCAAAAGCGGACGAGGATAAAATCATTCGGATCTTGTCCATGCTGAATTATCTCTTTACGGATGAAGAAGCCTATCCGAACTTTGCATACGGAATCAAAGGCATCCATTGGGATGTCGTAGACGGCAAGATCAAAAATAAAACCTCCGAGTTATCAAAGGAAATGAAAGAAAAGTACCTGTGGGTTGACCATTATAGAATGCCACGCCGTGGTGATGATGCGGAGTACTTCAGCTTCCAGAATCCGAAGACAGCGGAAGCTTTTAAGGACAATCAGCAATATGTGGGGCCAACGTTGCCCGGGAATTTATTGACCCCTGACCCAAGCGATACCTTGGATGCTGACCGCACACGTTTCATTAATGAAAGCTTGGTTAAATTTATGACGGGCAAAGAGCCTCTTTCCAACTGGGACAATTTCCTCCAGACGCTGGATACCAAGTTTGACATGCAGAAATATAA